One window of Papaver somniferum cultivar HN1 chromosome 9, ASM357369v1, whole genome shotgun sequence genomic DNA carries:
- the LOC113311959 gene encoding uncharacterized protein LOC113311959 translates to MELLLAQSPILSSQELVTSQDIPMSQERTYNRKVRVVKRNPERYTVECYYKEKLECDWMFHAAPKTSNVKGHLFLKAYNGEHKCCAGYSDGTKDDPVMRELIKSLIFEQIEQNPKKKARDIVRELKSDYGLEKHDPGSRADLVVEGGEFKSLFLAFDACISGFEYFRPVLFLDATFLTGKFRGCLMEATGKNANNGIFPLAYGIVSAETVENWHWFLKKLESILGPRVLTFISDRHEGLIQGIRDVFPTFYHAWCYQHLKNNVRSKTNKKKGEHCAAMGLFKECFYSSTHEGFDQDMQKLKDMGCDGLHKFLSEIPVECWSNAHCLGCRYGDMCSNIAESFNSWIKEAKGMPITTLVNWIRLKIMEEMSIRKRKGETYKGFICPRLEKKVLASIRADVQWRITKSGDMEWEVFDGKHTHAVNIARFQCSCRVWFTEQFPCDHAIACMHSNNINVYEYINPYFSIASFRASYDLPIKPIPDYDKPTDVATGDLVNPPTVVGKKHGRPKKKRIPNTGSASFKRPITCGNCHTQAHHNKTTCPHPPAKKQR, encoded by the exons ATGGAGTTGCTTTTAGCTCAGTCACCTATTCTTTCCTCTCAAGAGCTTGTTACTTCTCAAGATATCCCCATGTCTCAAGAACGTACATACAATAGAAA GGTGAGAGTCGTCAAGAGAAATCCAGAACGATATACGGTGGAATGTTATTACAAGGAGAAATTGGAATGCGACTGGATGTTCCATGCAGCTCCCAAGACTTCCAATGTGAAGGGTCACTTATTCCTCAAGGCCTATAACGGGGAACATAAATGTTGTGCTGGTTATAGTGATGGAACAAAGGATGATCCGGTTATGCGCGAACTTAtcaagagtttgatatttgagcagATTGAACAGAATCCCAAGAAGAAAGCCAGAGATATTGTTAGAGAACTCAAAAGTGATTATGGGTTGGAA AAACACGATCCAGGTAGTAGGGCTGATTTAGTTGTTGAAGGTGGCGAGTTTAAGAGTTTGTTCTTAGCCTTTGATGCTTGCATCTCTGGTTTCGAATATTTTCGCCCGGTACTGTTCTTGGATGCAACTTTCCTAACTGGAAAATTTAGGGGTTGTCTTATGGAGGCTACCGGGAAGAATGCGAATAATG GAATATTTCCTCTAGCATATGGTATTGTATCAGCTGAAACTGTTGAGAATTGGCATTGgttcttgaagaaactagaatctatCTTGGGTCCTCGTGTACTAACTTTTATTTCGGATCGCCATGAGGGTTTGATCCAAGGGATTCGTGATGTTTTCCCAACTTTCTATCATGCTTGGTGTTACCAGCATTTGAAGAATAATGTCCGCAGTAAGACCAACAAGAAAAAGGGAGAGCATTGTGCTGCTATGGGTTTGTTCAAAGAATGTTTTTATTCATCGACTCATGAAGGCTTTGATCAGGATATGCAAAAGTTGAAGGATATGGGATGTGATGGTCTTCACAAATTCTTGAGTGAGATTCCAGTGGAATGTTGGTCCAATGCACATTGTCTGGGATGTCGTTACGGCGACATGTGTTCAAACATTGCAGAGTCCTTCAACTcttggatcaaggaagcaaaaggtATGCCTATTACAACACTTGTTAACTGGATCAGACTTAAAATTATGGAAGAAATGAGTATAAGGAAGAGGAAGGGGGAGACGTATAAAGGATTCATTTGTCCCAGGCTAGAGAAAAAAGTGTTGGCTTCCATTCGTGCTGATGTCCAGTGGAGAATAACCAAGTCTGGTGACATGGAGTGGGAAGTTTTTGATGGAAAGCACACGCATGCTGTTAATATTGCGAGGTTTCAGTGCAGCTGTAGGGTTTGGTTTACTGAGCAGTTCCCTTGTGATCACGCTATTGCGTGTATGCATTCAAATAACATCAATGTTTACGAGTACATTAATCCGTATTTCAGCATTGCTAGCTTCCGTGCTTCGTATGATCTTCCTATCAAGCCCATTCCTGATTACGACAAGCCTACTGATGTTGCTACTGGAGATCTCGTGAACCCACCAACTGTCGtaggaaaaaaacatggtaggCCGAAGAAGAAGCGGATTCCTAACACAGGTAGTGCAAGTTTCAAGAGACCAATTACGTGCGGTAACTGCCATACTCAGGCACATCATAACAAGACGACGTGTCCTCATCCTCCTGCGAAAAAGCAACGTTAA
- the LOC113313450 gene encoding transcription factor RAX2-like, with protein MGRAPSCDKANVKKGPWPPEEDLILKQFIEKHGTGGNWISLPHRAGLKRCGKSCRLRWLNYLRPNIKHGEFSDDEDRIICTLYSSIGSRWSIIAAQLPGRTDNDIKNYWNTKLKKKLLISSSTNNSGTSATMLVPSTFPDHHHHHTNINLFSHHHSPYQVSSPSSTYYDQKPILMNSSNHLNNNNNTATYSPPNLMSLLSDNQSQHSCSSSDNGSTSNQVGYGTSATTPAFVGSTHEQNLAYDEGFYNFNITSGVEEDHDEVHKSSSLPTPSGGGVNHSYDPWNERQNGLWSDHQNHQQLEEIKQLVSSNPNHNHNSGWNFFMADAQGKFMMYY; from the exons atggGTAGAGCACCAAGTTGTGACAAAGCAAATGTGAAGAAAGGGCCATGGCCACCTGAAGAAGATTTGATACTCAAGCAGTTTATAGAAAAACATGGAACTGGTGGTAATTGGATTTCTCTTCCACACAGAGCAG GTTTGAAAAGATGTGGAAAGAGTTGCAGATTAAGATGGCTTAATTATCTAAGACCCAACATTAAACATGGGGAATTCTCTGATGATGAAGATAGGATCATTTGCACCCTCTATTCTAGCATTGGAAGCAG GTGGTCAATAATAGCTGCACAGTTGCCAGGCAGAACTGACAACGATATCAAAAACTACTGGAACACTAAGCTCAAGAAAAAGCTACTCATTTCTTCATCTACCAATAATTCTGGTACTAGTGCGACAATGTTAGTGCCCTCTACTTTTccagatcatcatcatcatcacacaaATATCAACCTATTTTCCCATCATCATTCACCATATCAGGTATCGTCGCCATCTTCAACATATTATGATCAAAAGCCCATTTTAATGAATTCATCAAATCATttgaataacaacaacaacactgcAACTTATTCACCACCTAATTTAATGAGCTTACTGAGCGACAATCAATCTCAGCACAGTTGTAGTTCTTCTGATAATGGAAGCACTTCAAACCAAGTCGGCTATGGTACTTCTGCTACTACTCCTGCTTTTGTTGGAAGTACTCATGAACAAAATCTGGCTTATGATGAAGGTTTCTATAATTTCAATATAACCAGTGGAGTCGAAGAAGATCATGATGAAGTTCACAAATCCTCATCACTTCCTACACCTAGTGGTGGGGGTGTTAATCATAGTTATGATCCATGGAATGAAAGGCAAAATGGGTTGTGGTCTGATCATCAAAATCATCAACAGCTTGAGGAGATTAAACAACTTGTTAGTAGTAAccctaatcataatcataatagtgGGTGGAACTTCTTCATGGCCGATGCACAAGGAAAATTCATGATGTACTATTAA